TCAGGCTCACCGGCCCAGCGCACCGTGCGCACAATCTCCGGTCGAAACCACATCACGTAGCGGTCGAGCACCGACGAAATACTCATGCTCAGCACACCGCTTGCGGTCGCCAGGACCTCCTCGCGGTCGGCCCACTCCGGTTCGCGTCCCATCGCCGAGCTGGCGAAGACTTCGCCTTCCTTCGATCGACCGCTGACCCACGTGGCGATCTCGGCGATCGAAGCCGCACTCGGCACTTCGCCGTGCATGAAGACATTGCCGTCGACGACGAGCGCCACACCGCCGGCGTTGGCAATCTGTTGCACCTTGCCGAGCTGCTGTAGCAGGCCGTTCATATGGTCCGGCTCTGCGGCAAGCTGTGTCAGCACTTCGCGCTGCGTGGCGTGGAGATGCACCATCTCCTCAAGCCGTGCGGTGGTCTGGAAATTATTGATCTGCGTACTGGCAAGACGTGCCAGCATGTCACACGCCGAGCGGATCAGATACGGCACCGAATGCGGCTCCGCGTGATGTCCGCTGACCAGGCCCCACAGCTTGCCGTTCACGAGGATCGATACGCTGAAAGACGACTTCGTCCCCATGTTGCGCATGTACTCCACATGCACCGGCGACACCGAGCGCAACGTGCTGTAGGAGAGATCGATTTCGTGGGTCGAAAGCGTATTCGGCGCGGCCACCAGTGGCGACGGCGTGTAGTACACGTCCGGGATGATGCGCACCGTGTTGATCGTGTAGAGCCTGCGCGCCTGCGCGGGAATGTCGGTGCCCGGAAAGCGAAGATGCAGGTAGGACGGCAGTTTGCCGTTGTTTACCTCGGCCAGTACCGTGCCCACGCCGGCGTCGTCGAAGCTGTAGACCATGATGCGGTCAAAGCTGGTAATGGCGGCGATTTGCAGGGCAAGTGCATGGCAGAGTTCGCGCTCCGAGCGAAGGCTGCCGATGGTCGAAACGAAGTTCGTGATGACGCCGTTCATCATCTCCGCGGGCACCAGGCGGTTCTGCACTTCGAACTCCAGCACGCGCTGCAGGCCAACGCAGTGCGAAACGATGGAGAAGGCCTCGCCGTGAATGGAGAAGATGCCGAGGAAGGTGACCGGCGTGTTCAGCTCCACGCTGGGCGTCGTCTCGCAGACGTCCGGATGCACGCGCTTGAGCGAGAAGATAACTTCCCTCTCGAAGAGGTCGGCGAGGCGGGAGTTCAGGATGAGCTTGAGAGGAATGCCGAGAAAGCGCTCGGCGTTTTCGCTGGCTGCGATCACGCGCTCAAACGGCGGATCGAGCATGAGGTAGAAGCCGTGCTGCTGAACACTGCCTGCGAGATGGATTGGCTCATCCGCGCAGGGGATGACGTTGTCCATAGGCGACGACGCGGTGTTCGACAAAACTTCCTCCTGGGCCCAACGAACGCGTGGCGGTTCTGCCAAACGAGAAACAGCTATACGTCTTCCTTCAGATGCAGAGTATGCGTTCGCGTGCAGCTCAGGACAGAAAAACGCGAAGCTAGTTTGCAGGGGACGCGAGCGGTGCTAGTGGAAGTATAGCCTCACGAAAGAGCCCAAACATGCGTCGTGCAGCGAAGATGACCTCTTCGGCTTTGTCGTCGGGCAGCGCCAGCAATGCCGCCTGAAACTCCTTCCAGCGCGCTCCGGTCTCTTCGCGGTAGCCGCGAAAATATGCCGTGCCATGCTCCGCATCGATTCCGAGCAGCGGCTCTACATGCTTGGCAATGTACTGCCCGCCGAGCGTAGAGCCTTCGACCACATACATTGCCCCGAGGAAGCCGGCAGGCGTACTGAAGCTCGCATCGGCGACGAAATGCGGCGCAGGCATGGCCTCGCCGAACGCCGCGAGATCGCGCTCCAGCAGCGGCGCACGCTTGCGAGCCGCGATCAACTCCGCGTACTCCGCGGGAACGTGCGTGGCGGCCCATGCTTCCCATCCCGCGATGATCGGTGCAAAGCAGCGCAGCACCTGCGCATACTCCACGCGCGTCAGGTCAGTCTTCATCACGGGCATCAGAGCTTCGGTCGCTTGGTGTTCGGGCATCGTCGCCGTGCGCAACAGTTGGAGGTCCATGCCTCCATTCTTCCATGCGCTCTCCTGCTTTGCAGGCCGTGCCTGCGCGGCTGTTAGCCCCGTAGTAAACATGGACTCAGCCTCAGCCAACGTGAAAAACTCGAAGCAGCATCAGACTCAGCAACAGGAAAACGAACAGCCGAAGAGGCTGCGTGGAGGCGAGCGTCGCAATGCGCGTGATCAGCGGAATGGTTTTGGCGGGAGTGTTAATGGCAGGTGTGGCAACGACCAGCGCGGAGCCGCTGCCGTCCAGGCTGCAGGGCACATGGCGTATCACGCGCGTGCTGCCTACGAGCAATCGCTCCTGCTGGAACCGCAATCAGGCAATGCCTCTGGTGGGTTCCACGCTGACGTACACGCCGAGCGCCATGCGTTGGCAGGGCGGAGAAGTCACGCTGACCGACATCGCCACACGCACCGTCACGGCGAATGATTTCTCCGAGGAGAACCCCGGCGAAGCGGGCAAGTCCGCCAGCTTCACGCAGCTTGGCATCCACGCCCCGCAGGTTGTCGAAGTCGACATGCAGCACGAAGACATGGACATCACCGGAGCGACCACCGAAGTCCCCGGCGACTCTGTCCTGATCGCTGGCCCCGGTCGCATCGTCGTCAGCGCCTGCGGTGTCTACTTCGAGGCGACCCGTACCGGCGGCGTAGAACGCGCCTCCATCCGCCGCTAGGTACTCTCCGCGCCGAAAACCGGGTGCCCATAGCCAAGACCGGGTGCCCCATATCTGCGCAGCAGATGTGGGCTTGTAGAATTCATCCGCTCCAGAATCCGCTCCAAAACCCGCGACGATTAGTTCCGCAGTTCCACCACAGTCGCTCCCTGCCCGCCTTCGTTATAAGGAGGCTCGGTGATCGACGCCACATGCGGATGGTTCTTGAGGAAGTCCCGCAGCGTGCGCCGCAAAATCCCCATACCCACGCCGTGCACCACGCGCACCCGCGGCAATCCCGCTAAGAACGCCTGCTCCACAAACCGATCGACCTCGCCTTCAGCCTCATCCGCCGTGCGGCCGATCACGTTGATCTCCGTCGTCATGTAGTCCGAGTCACTCGACGAGCTCTGCACATGCACGCCGCCGCCACGACGACGCACCGCATCGATCGGACGCTCGCGCACCGGCGTCACCTCAAGCACATCGCTCATCGGCACACGCATCTTCATCGCGCCCACGTTCACTTCGAGCGTCTTCGCATCAATCACACGCGCCACTCGGCCTTCGCTGTTCAACGACTTCAACCGCACCAGATCGCCAGCCTTCGGTTCGCGCTTGTTGTCCTGCTTCTTCGCACTCGCAGGGGTAGGGTCCTTCGCCGCCACGGTCGACTGAAAACGCTCACCAAACTCGCGCTTCAGCCCCGCAATGCGCACCGCCGCATCGCGCGCAATCTTCTTCGCGACGGTCTTGTCGTCAATCGCCTTCACGGTGTCGCGAAGCTGACCTTCAAACTCCTCGATCAGCTTCTCGAGATCGCGGCGCATCTCGCGCGCATACGCCTGCATCTGCGCGCGCCCTTCCACCGCAAGGTGCGAGCGCTCGTTGTCGAGCTTGCGCTGCGTCTCCGCAAGCGTCTCGCGTTCCTGCGCGGCAAGGCCGAGCTGATTGTGCAACTCGTCAAGAAAGCGCGCAATGTCGGCCTGCTGCGTCGTACGCTGCGCTCGCGCCACCTCGACAATCGCGGGGTCCATGCCCAAACGCGCGGCGATGTTCAAACCCGCCGAAGCACCCGGCACGCCAAGCCGCAGCTCGTACGTTGGCGAGAGCGTCGCTTCATCAAATCCCACCGCTGCGTTGAACACGCCAGCCTCACCCGCGGCATACACTTTCAACGCCGTAAGGTGCGTGGTGATGAACGTCCACGTGTTGCGCGCGAGGAAGTGCTTCGCCACCGCAACTGCAAGCGCCGCGCCCTCTTCCGGATCAGTCGCCGAGCCAAGCTCATCCAGCAGCACGAGCGAACGATCATCCGCCACGCGCGAGATGCGGTCCACATTCACCACATGCGCGGAGAAGGTGGAGAGGTTCTGCTCAATCGACTGCGCATCGCCGATGTCCGCGTAAACAGCGGTGAAAAGCGGCAGCGTCGCGCGCATCGCCGGCACCGGCATACCTGCCTGCGCCATCAGCACGAGCAGTCCACTCGTCTTCAGTGCCACCGTTTTACCGCCTGTATTCGGGCCGGAGATGATCATCTCGCGCGGCCCCGCAGGCAGCATGATGTCGAGCGGCGTGATGCGTCCATCGCTCTCGCGCAGACGCATCTCCAGCAAAGGATGCCGCGCCTGCTCCAACGCAAACTCGCCTTCAAAGCTCGGCCGCACGCACGCGAAATCTTCGGCAAAACGCGCCACCGCTTGATGCGCGTCCACCTGCGCCAACACCTCGGCGCCAAGCTGCAACGATGCAGCGTTCGTCGCCACGGCGCGCGTCATCATCACGAGAATGCGATGAATCTCCGCCTGCTCTTCATCGAGCAAACGCACGAGTTCGTTGTTGGCCTCAATCGTCTCCAGCGGCTCCACAAACACCGTCTGCCCCGTGGAGCTCGAGCCATGCACGACGCCCTGCACTTTGCGCCGCGCTTCCACCTTCACAGGAATCACAAAGCGCTCACCGCGCACGGTGATCAGCGCATCCTGCACGCTGCCGTCTTCGCTCAAGCGCCCCAGCGCGCGGCGCAACGTGTCCTCAATCGCACGATGCTGCCGCGCCATCTCGCGACGAATGCGTGCGAGGTCCGGCGACGCATCATCAGCCAGCGAACCATCCGGCTCAATCTTGCCCTGCAACGTGCGCAGCAATCCGCCAAGATCAAACTCCAGCAGCGGAGCCGACAACGCTTCAATCGCAGGCCACTTGCAGCGCACCGCATCCGGCGGCGACATCACCAGCTGCGTCCACTCAGCCACGCGCTCGGCGTGCGCCAACACATCGAGCAACTCCGCAGCTTCCAACGCCGCGCCCTGAATGCGCGCCTTGTCCAGCAGGTTCTTCGGATCGATCAGTCCGCGAAAATTGAAGAGCGCGCCTGCAGTCACCAACGGACGCATCTCCGCTGTGCGCGTCTGCTGCGCGGCAATCCACTCACGCTCCGCCGATGGCTCCAACGCCAGCACGCGCGCCTTGCCCAGCGGCGAACGCGCACCGCTGCTCACGCGCTCGCGCAGCAACTCCCACTGCAGCGCCGCGCCGCCGCGTTCAGACAAGCTCATCGGTACTTCGGACCCTACGTTCATCTCTCCATCTTAAGCCGCGCGCAGATTTTTCTCCGTACGCACCGCTTTCGCCGTAGCATCGGAGCCAGTTCTCAGGACGACAATCTACGCATCTCCAAAAGAGAGATACCCATGCCCACACCCCTTGCTCCACCGGTGATGAAGCGTGCCGACGACGTCTTCTTCACCACTCTTTCCGTGATCATGCTCGCCTTCGTCGTCGTTGGATTCGCCCCCAGCTACTTTCTCCGCGGAGCCGTCTTCGCCACGCTCCCCAGCCTTCTCGTCCACCTCCATGGCGCAGCGTTTTCGTCGTGGATCATCCTCTTCGTCGTGCAGTCGAGCCTGGTCGCAACCGGCAACATCCGTCTGCATCGCAAACTTGGCTACGCGGGCGCTGTGCTCGCGGCGCTGATGGTCATCTTCGGCATCACCGCCACCATCGGTGCACTACGTCGTGGCGCGGAGCTGCCTTCGTTCTTCACGCCCCCCTCGTTTCTCGTCACGAACACGCTCGGTATCCTCATCTTCGGCGCGTACGTTGGCGTGGCTGTTTGGAAGCGAAACAATCGCAAGGTGCACAAGCGCCTGATGCTCATCGCGAACACGATGATCCTTCCGCCCGCGCTCTCGCGCATCGAGTTCGTGCAGACGCACTTCTACATGATCCCGGTGATCTGCCTTGGCACGGTCGTGCTGCTCTTCGTCTACGACCTCTTCACCTGGCGCAAGCCGCTGCTCGTTACAGTGCTCGGCGGCTTACTCTACGTCGCGGCCAACCCGCTGATGGACGCCGTGCAGCACACCGCCTTCGCCCAACGCGCGGTGGCGTGGGCTCAGCATCATCCATGAGGCTGAGGATGAGGCCGCGCGCGTAAACTAAGAGCATGAGCTTTCCCGCCACACGCCTTCGTCGTCTGCGTTCTTCTGCCGCTATGCGCTCGCTCGTGCGCGAGACGCGGCTCGAACGCTCCGCGCTGATCTACCCGCTCTTCATCTGCGAGGGCGAAGGCGTGCGTCGCGAAGTCAGCTCCATGCCCGGCGTCTTCAACCTCTCCATCGACGAGGCCGTGAAGGAAGCCGAGCAGTGCGCTGAGCTCGGACTCGGCGGCCTGCTGCTCTTCGGCATCCCGAGCGAGAAGGACGAGCAAGCCTCCGGCGCCTACGCAAACGACGGCATCGTGCAGCGTGCGATTCGCGCCATCAAGGCCAACCGCTCCACGCGCGAACTGCTGTTGATCGCCGACGTTTGCCTCTGCGAGTACACCGCCAACGGCCACTGCGGCCTGATCGAGCAACACCACGACCACTACGAAATCGCCAACGACGCCTCGCTGCCGTTGATCGCAAAGACCGCCGCCTCACTCGCTCTCGCGGGCGCAGATATCGTCGCACCGAGCGACATGATGGACGGCCGCGTCGCCGCCATCCGCCGCGCGCTCGACGAAGCCGGCAAGCCGAACACGCCCATCATGAGCTACGCCAGCAAGTTCGCCTCTGCCTTCTACGGGCCCTTCCGCGAAGCCGCTGACTCCGCACCGCAGTTCGGTGATCGCCGCTCGTATCAGATGGATGGCGCCAACCGCCGCGAAGCCCTGCGCGAGATCGCCGAGGACATCGAAGAGGGCGCGGACATGCTGCTCATGAAGCCCGCCATGCCGTACCTCGACATCGTCCGCGAAGCCCGCGACCGATTCGATCTGCCGATGGGCGCCTACCAGGTCTCGGGTGAGTACGCGATGCTGCAAGCCGCCTTCGCCAAAGGCTGGCTTGAGCGCGAACGCACCATCGTCGAGTCGCTACTCGCCATGCGCCGCGCCGGCGCGGACTTCATCGTGACCTACTTCGCCAAGGAAGCGGCACCTCTGCTCTAGCTTGTCCGTTTAGCTTTCGTCGTATTCGCGGAACAGCTCTTCCAGGCTCACCGCGATTGCAGTGTTCGCCACACGCAGCACTCCATCGGCAGGCTGCTCGAAGCCTCGTGCTGATGCGTGATAGCCAATCCGCTTCCACGGATCGACCACCCAGACGTCGCGAACGCCGATGGACGCGTAGTCTTCAACGCGATTCTGCACTTCGCGCAGACGATCATCCGCCGACAGCACTTCAATGCAAAGCAGCGGCGCGAAGGTGATGATGTCATCCTTGGGATCATCCGCGCGAAGAACACAAATATCCGGGATGCGATAACGGCTCGAAGTGATCTGCACGCGCTGCTCAGGCAGAGGGCGAACATGCCACTTCTTGCGCTGATCGCGAAACATTCCATACAGAATGCCTTGAATCAAAGCGTGCGGCTGCTCGCCTACGTTTCTCTCCTTCAACTCGCCGTCAATGTAGTCAACGTCGGGCCGGTAGGTGGTCCTCAGATATTCCTGTACCGAGACGAGAACGGCAGATGCCATAGCGCAAACCCTCGTGGAGCCATGCTACTCCGAAATCCTTCAAAACGCCGCTAAATCAAGCTCTCACGCAACAACCGCTTCCACCCCGGCACATCCAGCTCCCACACCACTTTCACCGGTCTCGCCAACTCCCGCGCCTCGCCCCACACCTTCGCGTTGCGCGCGTCACCGCTTACGCCCAGCACATCCACCACGCTCATGCCACGCGTGAGTTCGCTCGACGCTTCGATCTGCACATAGTGCTCGCTCGCCCGCAACGCCAACTCAGGCTCGAGCAACAACGCCATCGCCGTCGGGTCCGGCAGCGAGATCCCATGCTCGCCCGTCTGCGTAAAGTACGCCGCCTTGCCCGTGCTGTTGCACTCAATCGCAAACCGCGCGAGCGGCGTATCCAGCGCCTCCACCTCAGCGATATCCGCCTCGTTCAGCACCGCCTCATGCCGCGAAAGCTGCCAACCCACCAGCTCCAACTTCAGCTTCGAAAGAAACACACGCCGCGCGGCTTCCGGGTCCACCCACAGGTTGAACTCCGCCGCCGGAGTCACGTTGCCCTCGCACGCCGGCGCGCCGCCCATCACCAGGCAGCGGCTCACCCACGCCGGCAAACGCGGCTCGCGCTCCAACGCCATCGCCAAGTTCGTCAGCGGCCCCAGCGTGATGATCTCCAACCCAGGATGTTCGCGTGCTGCCGCGATGATGGCGTCCACAGCAGGCATCGCCTCCGGCTTCTTCGCCACCGGAGCCATGCCGTGATCGCCCAGCCCATCCATGCCGTGAAACCACGTCGCCGGCTCCAGCGGCCGCTGCAGCGGAGCCTCCGCGCCCACGTACACCGGCACGTCCTTGCCGCAGCTCCACGGTGTAGCACGCGTTGCTCGCGCCCTGCGTCACCGGCACATTGCCCGCGACCACGGTGATCGCCACCACCTCCACCAGCGGCGACTGCAACGCCATCATCAACGCCACCGCGTCGTCCGAGGCCGTGTCGGTGTCGATCAAAACTTTGCGAGGATCAGTCTTCATCAACCTTCTCACCCCTCAAAGATCGGCACGATGCGATCAATCACTTCCTGCAGAATCGCCTCCGGCAATGACTCGACTCGTTTGCCAGCACGCGCCTTCATGTCGAGCACGCGAAGCTGGTGACACAGCACGACACCCTGCGTCTTCAAACCAAGCCCACTCAGCGAAACCGTAAACCCAGCCTCACGCGCGAAGCTTCCGCCTTGCGTGATCGGCGCTACCACAGGATGCCCCGTCAGATCATTGAACGGCTTCTGCGATACCACCAGCACATGTCGCTTGCCTGCCTGCTCGCGTCCCTTCGTCGGGTCCAGGTCCACGACGTAGATATCGCCCTGTTTCACAGCAGCTCCTTGCCAACGGCCGGCGCATCCACCCATTCGCGGCTGCCGCGCTTCGCTTTGCGATCGCCCTGCTTCACCAACTCCGCCAACGAGTACCGGCGAGGCGTCTTGCGAATCACAATCGCGTCGCCCTTCACCGTGAGCGTCACGTCCATGTTGGCCTTCAATTCGGCCAATTCCATCAGCGCAGGCGGAATTGCCACCATCACCGATCCACCCACTTTTCTCAGGTTCGCCGTCAGCATCGCAAACTCCTCCATGCAGATTATACAAACGTATAACTACGGCATCCCACGAAACATCGCCGCCTCGGCCTTGCGCCGCGCCACCAGCCCTGGCAACACCTTGCCACCCGCACGCACCCACGCTCCGAACCCCAGCGCCGCGCTGCGTACATCGCCTCGGTTCAACGCCAGCAGCAGCGACGACCGCTCGAAGCTCCCACGCCCTACGTTGTAGCAAAAACTCACCAGCGCATCGAACTGACACTGCACGATTGCCACCGTCACCACCTTGTTCACGAAGCGCACCGTCGCGGCGACATCCGCCCGCAGCAGCGCCTCGGCCTCGAACTCGCTTACGTGCCGCCCGGCCCTCACGTCCGCGCCCGTATGCCCGTACCCAATCGTCCAAACGCCCGCGGCATCCTGATACGCGACCTCGCGTAACCCCTCGCAACTGCGAATGAGCTCCAGACCCGCGGCGCTCAACCCAAACTCTTGCAACATCTTTCCCTCCCACGCAAAAAAGCCCGGGAGCAGCACATGGCTGCCCCCGGGCGAATGAATCGAAAACCGTATCCGGACATCGAATACCGTTCAGAAGTGTTGTGCGAAAGGCGTAAACTTACGGCGTCCCTTCGCTGGCGACTCTTACTTTTTACGGAGCGAACTCCCTTGGCTGAAACCACGACTTACGACATCACTGTCATCGGCGGCGGACCCGCCGGATACACCTGCGCCATCCGCGCCGCGCAACTCGGCCTCAAGGTCGCCCTCGTTGAAAAGACGCCCATGCTCGGCGGCACCTGCCTCCACGTCGGCTGCATCCCTACCAAGGCCATGCTCTTCTCGGCCGAGGTCTGGGACCACCTGAAGCACGCCGAGAGCTACGGCATCGACAACGTCACCGCCCCCAAGCTCAACTGGCAGAACGTGCTCACCCGTAAGAACGGCGTCATCAGCACCCACACCAAGGGCCTCGACTACCTGATGAAGAAGAACAAGATCACCGTCGTCCGCGGACACGGTCGTCTTGCTGGCCCGGCCAAGGCTGGCATCCTCACCGTCGACGTGACCGCAGCGGACAACAAGGTCTCGCAGGTGCTCTCGAAGAAGGTCGTCATCGCCACCGGTTCGGACGCGCGCATGCTCCCCGGCTACCAGGCCGACGACACCATCCTCACCAACATCGAGATCCTCTCGCTCGCCAGCTTCCCGAAGTCGCTCGTCGTCATCGGTTCCGGCGCGGTCGGCGTCGAGTTCGCTTCCATCTTCAACAGCTTCGGCGCGGAGGTCTCCATCATCGAAGCCCTGCCGCGCATCGTACCCGTCGAAGATGAAGACGTCTCCAAGGAACTCACCCGCCAGTTCAAGAAGCGCAAGATCGAAGTGAACACCGGCTGCAAGGTCGAAAAGATCGAAAAGGTGAAGGGCGGCGCCAAGGTCACCTTCACTGACGCTTCCGGCAAGTCCGTCGTCAAGGAAGCCGAGAAGGTCCTCGTCGCCGTCGGCCGCGCACCGCGCACCGCCGATGTCGGCCTCGACAAGACCAACATCCAGCTCGACCGCGGCTTCATCCCCACCAACGAGTGGATGGAGACCTCTGAGCCGGGCGTCTTTGCCGTCGGCGACATCGTCGCTGGCCTGCCGCAGCTCGCCCACGTCGGCGCCATGGAAGGCATCGTCGTCGCCTCCAAGGCTGCCGGCAAGTACGCTCGTGCCGTCCGCAAGGACCGCGTCCCGGGCTGCACCTACTGCGACCCGCAGATCGGCTCCGTCGGCCTCACCGAAGCTCAGGCTAAGGAAAAGGGCTACCAGGTCAAGGTCGGCAAGTTCCCGTTCGTCGGCAACTCGAAGGCCACGATCCTCGACGCGCACGACGGTTTCGTCAAGGTAGTATCCGACGCGAAGTACGGCGAGATCCTCGGCGTCCACATCATCGGTCCGCAGGCCACCGAGCTCATCAGCGAGTGCGTCACCGCCATCGAGCTCGAAGCCACCGTCGAAGAGATGATGTTCACCATCCACGCCCACCCCACGCTCTACGAGGCGCTGCTCGACGGCTTCTCCGCAGTCGAAGGCATGGCGATCAACGTCTAAACCTAGTACTTAAGTCACAACAATCGGCATCTCCCGACCCTCCGGGAGCTGCCGATTTCCATTTGAGTTTCACCAGAGACGTGTCAAAACGGGAATTCTGTTACCACTGCTGCACATCTCGACATTTCTTTACATTCAACCGCTTGTGGCGCCAATTTCATCCCACTAAAGTAACTACAAACACCACAGCAGCGCCTGTTCCGACGACCATCCTGCGTTTTACGTCTTTTGCGGGCTGTGGTGTTTGCTCTTTCTTCTCCCCGCGCGCCTCAAGTACGCTTGAAGCCACATGAGAGTCTTCTTCACCCGCCACGCGCAGAGCGCGGCCAATGTCGGCCTCAGCTCCGACGACTTCGCGCTCATCCCCCTTACTGAGTACGGCCACGCCCAGGCCGCCGCGCTCGCAGCGCATTGGGACGTCGTCCCCGACCTCATCATCGTGTCGCCTTTCTTCCGCACACGCCAGACAGCGCAGCCCACACTCGACCGCTTCGCCCATGTCCCGGTTGAGTACTGGCCGGTACACGAGTTCACGAACCTTGAGCCGTCACGCTGGAACGGCAGCCAGCCGAGCGAGCGCCTACCCTTCGTGCAGCAATATTGGCAGCAATGCGACCCCGCCTACTGCGACGGTCCGGGCGCCGAAAGTTTTTCGCAGCTCCTCGGCCGCGCCCAGGCAGCTCTTGATCGCCTCAGTCAGCTTCCGCCGGACACCGAGGTCCTCCTCTTTACGCATGGCTTCTTCCTCAACGCGATCCGCTCGCTCCTGCGTGCTCCTGCGGCCTCACACGCCGAACACATGCTCGGCTTCGTCCCCGCCTTCCGCCAGCAGACCATCGCCAACGCCGACCGCCTCGAGATGACCTTCACCGCAAATGCAGGCTGGCGGATCGTCGAACACCACGCCGGCTTTATCCTGTAAAGAGCGATGGTGATTCAGCTTCTCCAACTTGGCCGCATCTCTTACACCGAGGGCCTCCGCATCATGCGCGAGGTCGTCGACGCCCGCAAGGCCGGACGCATCGCCGATACCCTACTACTACTGGAGCATCCGCCGGTCCTGACGCTCGGCCGCAACTCCTCGCGCGCCAACATCCTCGCCACCGACGCAGCTCTCGCACAGCGAGGCGTCGAAATCCACGAGATCAACCGCGGCGGGGACGTCACCTATCACGGCCCCGGCCAGCTCGTCGGCTACCCCATCTTCGACCTCCGCGGCGACCTGCCCGGCAAAAAAGGCCCGCACCTCGGCCCCGTTGACTTCGTCCGCCTCATGGAAGAGGCCCTCATCTTCACCTGCAAGGACTTCGGCATCCCCGCGCAGCGCGTGCCCAAGCGCACCGGCGTCTGGACCGTCCCCGGCGGGAGCATCCGCGAAAAGAAGCTCGCCGCCATCGGCGTGCACGTCTCGCAGGCGGTCACCTCGCACGGCTTCGCGCTGAACGTCACCACCGACCTCCGCGACTTCAACTGGATCGTCCCTTGCGGCATCGCGGACGCAGGCGTCACCTCCGTCGAGCTCGAAGCTCCCGAGGACACCCCGGTCTCGCTCGCGCTCGCGTCCAACAGCATCGCCCGCAACTTCGGCCGCGTCTTCGACCGCCAGATTCTGGCCTACGAAACGCTCGATGAACTGCTCAACGCCAACGCTACGCCTGCAGCCTCGTAAACCGCACACGCGTTCGCTAACCGCGCACCTGTCGCTGACGCACGCAACCTCATCGCCGTATAATCCACAGTTGCGCGGACACTACCGCACCTATTCGCAACACCCCACGGAGAAGCTAGATGCCGACCGACGTAGTCATGCCCCAGATGGGCGAATCCATCACCGAAGGAACCATCACCAAGTGGCTCAAGAAGCCGGGCGACACTGTCCAGCGCGACGAGCCGCTCTTCGAGATTTCGACCGACAAGGTTGACGCAGAGATCCCGTCGCCGATCGCCGGTACGCTCGGCGAGATCAAGGTCCAGGAAGGCACCACCGTCGGTATCAACACCGTCGTCTGCACCGTGGAAGAAGGCGGCTCGGCCGCTGCTGCCGCCGCTCCCAAGGAAGACACCGTCACCCCCGCCGCTGACGCCACTGCCGCGCGCGATGAAGCCGTGAACGCTCCCGCAGGCGCAGGCACTGACGTGCTCATGCCGCAGATGGGCGAGTCGATCACCGAAGGCACCATCACCAAGTGGCTCAAGAAGGTCGGCGACACCGTCCAGCGCGACGAGCCCATCTTCGAAATCTCCACCGACAAGGTCGACGCAGAAATCCCGTCGCCCGTCGCCGGTACCCTCACCGAGATCAAGGTGCAGGAAGGCGCGACCGTCACCGTGAACAGCATCGTGGCCGTCATCGGCGGCGC
The nucleotide sequence above comes from Granulicella cerasi. Encoded proteins:
- a CDS encoding ATP-binding protein → MSNTASSPMDNVIPCADEPIHLAGSVQQHGFYLMLDPPFERVIAASENAERFLGIPLKLILNSRLADLFEREVIFSLKRVHPDVCETTPSVELNTPVTFLGIFSIHGEAFSIVSHCVGLQRVLEFEVQNRLVPAEMMNGVITNFVSTIGSLRSERELCHALALQIAAITSFDRIMVYSFDDAGVGTVLAEVNNGKLPSYLHLRFPGTDIPAQARRLYTINTVRIIPDVYYTPSPLVAAPNTLSTHEIDLSYSTLRSVSPVHVEYMRNMGTKSSFSVSILVNGKLWGLVSGHHAEPHSVPYLIRSACDMLARLASTQINNFQTTARLEEMVHLHATQREVLTQLAAEPDHMNGLLQQLGKVQQIANAGGVALVVDGNVFMHGEVPSAASIAEIATWVSGRSKEGEVFASSAMGREPEWADREEVLATASGVLSMSISSVLDRYVMWFRPEIVRTVRWAGEPEKIVGQDRRLHPRGSFAEWKETVRGQAEPWSKTEVESANDFRAALTTIGLRKAEEAVELGEARFQRLTESLPVKIFLADDEGRLTYTNDQWLHAGLPLTGRWFETSILSDEDRELCRERWMESTQHNRPFEAEVLTHDGRGDRDRWNIVRAVPFQRAGASRAGWVGTFVDLTESKEREAAMRVNEKLALTGRMTSVIAHEINNPLEAITNLMYLLRNEVQQTEGSACTYIGMVESELERISGITKQTLRWNRENSDLAEQFSGIAMVEDVLRLFAGKIRNRHIHVETIGDREVSFHGILGQLRQILANLVSNGIDAAPVGGQLTIRLFEGDGLRGFSVTDNGAGIPAELQGRLFQPFISTKGDLGNGLGLYISKEIAERHGGTIHVESTPGVGTTMTVELPEETVLS
- a CDS encoding biliverdin-producing heme oxygenase, with the protein product MDLQLLRTATMPEHQATEALMPVMKTDLTRVEYAQVLRCFAPIIAGWEAWAATHVPAEYAELIAARKRAPLLERDLAAFGEAMPAPHFVADASFSTPAGFLGAMYVVEGSTLGGQYIAKHVEPLLGIDAEHGTAYFRGYREETGARWKEFQAALLALPDDKAEEVIFAARRMFGLFREAILPLAPLASPAN
- a CDS encoding endonuclease MutS2, with amino-acid sequence MSLSERGGAALQWELLRERVSSGARSPLGKARVLALEPSAEREWIAAQQTRTAEMRPLVTAGALFNFRGLIDPKNLLDKARIQGAALEAAELLDVLAHAERVAEWTQLVMSPPDAVRCKWPAIEALSAPLLEFDLGGLLRTLQGKIEPDGSLADDASPDLARIRREMARQHRAIEDTLRRALGRLSEDGSVQDALITVRGERFVIPVKVEARRKVQGVVHGSSSTGQTVFVEPLETIEANNELVRLLDEEQAEIHRILVMMTRAVATNAASLQLGAEVLAQVDAHQAVARFAEDFACVRPSFEGEFALEQARHPLLEMRLRESDGRITPLDIMLPAGPREMIISGPNTGGKTVALKTSGLLVLMAQAGMPVPAMRATLPLFTAVYADIGDAQSIEQNLSTFSAHVVNVDRISRVADDRSLVLLDELGSATDPEEGAALAVAVAKHFLARNTWTFITTHLTALKVYAAGEAGVFNAAVGFDEATLSPTYELRLGVPGASAGLNIAARLGMDPAIVEVARAQRTTQQADIARFLDELHNQLGLAAQERETLAETQRKLDNERSHLAVEGRAQMQAYAREMRRDLEKLIEEFEGQLRDTVKAIDDKTVAKKIARDAAVRIAGLKREFGERFQSTVAAKDPTPASAKKQDNKREPKAGDLVRLKSLNSEGRVARVIDAKTLEVNVGAMKMRVPMSDVLEVTPVRERPIDAVRRRGGGVHVQSSSSDSDYMTTEINVIGRTADEAEGEVDRFVEQAFLAGLPRVRVVHGVGMGILRRTLRDFLKNHPHVASITEPPYNEGGQGATVVELRN
- the hemB gene encoding porphobilinogen synthase, coding for MSFPATRLRRLRSSAAMRSLVRETRLERSALIYPLFICEGEGVRREVSSMPGVFNLSIDEAVKEAEQCAELGLGGLLLFGIPSEKDEQASGAYANDGIVQRAIRAIKANRSTRELLLIADVCLCEYTANGHCGLIEQHHDHYEIANDASLPLIAKTAASLALAGADIVAPSDMMDGRVAAIRRALDEAGKPNTPIMSYASKFASAFYGPFREAADSAPQFGDRRSYQMDGANRREALREIAEDIEEGADMLLMKPAMPYLDIVREARDRFDLPMGAYQVSGEYAMLQAAFAKGWLERERTIVESLLAMRRAGADFIVTYFAKEAAPLL